Sequence from the Candidatus Palauibacter scopulicola genome:
CTGGGCGGGGGGTGCTTCTGGTGCCTCGAAGCCGTGTATCAGCTTCTGGATGGCGTACATCGCGTGAAGTCGGGGTACGCCGGCGGGCATGTCGAGAACCCCACCTACGAGCAGGTGTGCTCGGGCCGCACCGGGCACGCGGAAGTCGTGCTCGTCACCTTCGATCCGGACACGGTCTCGTTCGACGATCTGCTGGATGTCTTTTTCACGATCCACGATCCGACCACGCTGAACCGGCAGGGCGCGGACGTGGGGACGCAGTACCGCTCGGCGATCTTCCACGAGAGCGAAGCACAGAAGGACGCGGCCGAGCGGAAGGTCGCCGAGATCACGGCGGCGGGGATCTGGCCGGACCCGATCGTGACGGAGATTGCCCCACTGGAGACGTTCTACCCGG
This genomic interval carries:
- the msrA gene encoding peptide-methionine (S)-S-oxide reductase MsrA, with product MSEIRETATLGGGCFWCLEAVYQLLDGVHRVKSGYAGGHVENPTYEQVCSGRTGHAEVVLVTFDPDTVSFDDLLDVFFTIHDPTTLNRQGADVGTQYRSAIFHESEAQKDAAERKVAEITAAGIWPDPIVTEIAPLETFYPAEAYHDDYLNRNPTQPYCQAVVAPKVAKFRRQHLQRLKRGAGV